A window of the Euzebya pacifica genome harbors these coding sequences:
- a CDS encoding sensor histidine kinase encodes MPHVLQRAVFQRAATLAVVLGLLLTGLVTVGLATSMGRDHADQVDRATDALLAALHADLHALESSLIAMRDTATTQALAHPADHAVAHPVLHDWPIHTRELTTTLENGFAQGTIPLARAVALFRHVDRRALAAYENAISDRDGVDVTVHPTPTDRAYVVERVVPSEPNSSALGFDLASEPRRLLGIEGARDTGLITVSAAVELVVPDDPAAVILFVPTYRTGDIPPTVDARREEFVGGLLAAVEPAALIERGPADALGLDVQVWDLGPGAGGSIEPTLLVGDPSTATISSARLEVAGRTWEVRTAPTPAFARTNRWPVVALGVAGLLLTIVIAVLGHVLRTREASAQVQVEVRTADLRRSQAELEAANEELRRTDQSRTEFLVTVSHELRTPLTSIRGFASLLEHHSHELSEEDRKDFVGQLARGAESMSDLLQEVLEFARLEHEQPPPVTMDLDLERLLDDVIERLPFANRIDVTIDGSAPTASGDPVAVRRALHNVLDNAASYSPEDAPVHVRVRPAAGPDMIEIVVDDHGPGVAPDDRERVFQRFHRGHDAQAGTVAGTGIGLTLARAQLERMEGRIHLEDAPGGGARVVIGLPCAQVRAARVDEMAPLSP; translated from the coding sequence ATGCCCCACGTCCTCCAGCGAGCGGTCTTCCAACGAGCGGCCACCCTTGCCGTGGTGCTCGGCCTGCTCCTGACCGGTCTCGTGACCGTGGGCCTGGCCACCTCGATGGGACGCGACCACGCCGACCAGGTCGACCGGGCCACCGACGCCCTGCTCGCGGCGCTCCACGCCGACCTCCATGCCCTCGAGTCGTCGCTGATCGCCATGCGCGACACCGCCACGACACAGGCGCTGGCCCATCCAGCCGACCACGCGGTGGCGCACCCGGTCCTCCACGACTGGCCCATCCACACCCGCGAGCTGACCACGACCCTCGAGAACGGGTTCGCCCAGGGCACCATCCCACTCGCGCGGGCCGTGGCCCTCTTCCGGCACGTCGACCGACGAGCCCTCGCCGCCTACGAGAACGCCATCAGCGACCGCGACGGCGTGGATGTGACGGTCCACCCCACCCCGACGGATCGTGCCTATGTCGTCGAACGCGTCGTCCCCTCGGAACCCAACAGCAGCGCCCTCGGGTTCGACCTCGCCAGCGAACCCCGCCGGCTGCTCGGGATCGAGGGCGCGAGGGACACCGGCCTGATCACCGTCAGCGCGGCGGTGGAGCTCGTCGTGCCCGACGACCCCGCCGCCGTCATCCTGTTCGTCCCGACCTATCGCACCGGCGACATCCCCCCGACGGTCGACGCACGGCGTGAGGAGTTCGTGGGGGGACTGCTGGCCGCGGTGGAGCCTGCCGCGCTCATCGAGCGGGGCCCAGCCGACGCCCTCGGCCTGGACGTCCAGGTCTGGGACCTCGGCCCCGGCGCCGGCGGATCGATCGAGCCGACGCTCCTCGTCGGGGATCCGTCCACGGCCACGATCTCCTCCGCCCGGCTGGAGGTGGCCGGACGCACGTGGGAGGTGCGCACCGCACCGACGCCCGCCTTCGCCCGGACCAACCGGTGGCCGGTGGTCGCCCTCGGCGTTGCCGGGCTGCTGCTGACCATCGTCATCGCGGTCCTCGGGCACGTGCTCCGGACCCGTGAGGCCTCCGCGCAGGTGCAGGTCGAGGTTCGCACCGCTGACCTGCGGCGCAGCCAGGCCGAGCTCGAGGCAGCCAACGAGGAGCTGCGGCGCACCGACCAGTCACGAACCGAGTTCCTGGTCACGGTGTCCCACGAGCTGCGCACGCCGCTGACCTCGATCCGGGGGTTCGCCTCGTTGCTGGAGCATCACAGCCACGAGCTGAGCGAGGAGGACCGCAAGGACTTCGTCGGCCAGCTCGCACGGGGCGCGGAGTCGATGTCGGACCTGCTGCAGGAGGTGCTGGAGTTCGCCCGACTGGAGCACGAACAGCCTCCGCCGGTCACGATGGACCTCGACCTCGAACGCCTGCTCGACGACGTCATCGAGCGCTTGCCGTTCGCGAACCGGATCGACGTCACGATCGATGGATCGGCCCCCACAGCCAGCGGCGACCCGGTGGCCGTCCGCCGAGCCCTGCACAACGTGCTGGACAACGCCGCCAGCTACTCCCCCGAGGACGCCCCGGTCCATGTCCGCGTCCGTCCGGCCGCGGGGCCGGACATGATCGAGATCGTGGTGGACGACCACGGGCCCGGGGTGGCACCCGACGACCGCGAACGGGTGTTCCAGCGATTCCATCGCGGCCACGATGCCCAGGCAGGCACCGTTGCGGGCACTGGCATCGGACTGACGCTTGCTCGCGCCCAGCTCGAACGCATGGAGGGACGAATACACCTCGAGGACGCCCCGGGCGGCGGAGCCCGCGTGGTCATCGGCCTGCCCTGTGCTCAGGTCCGCGCCGCGCGTGTCGATGAGATGGCACCGCTCTCACCATGA
- the meaB gene encoding methylmalonyl Co-A mutase-associated GTPase MeaB: protein MPEAPSVETLAARLVEGDRRALARAITLVESTRPDHRTRAAALLDAVLPHTGTSIRLGVSGPPGAGKSTFLQAYGLHQIEARGQRVAVLAVDPSSTQSGGSILGDKTRMPRLAARPEAFIRPSPAGDSLGGLARRTREVLLLCEAAGFDQVMVETVGVGQSETAVAGIIDTMVLLLPPGAGDDLQGIKRGVMELADVVVVTKADGNLAPAARMAAADARQGLALLRRRHPGWDPAVVLTSALEGRGIEEVADAVAAHHDHMTTSGQLAVLRRQQDLQWLHDQVVEGLLAAFRADPASAAALDQAAQSVRAGTRSPTRAAQDVLRTAQRS, encoded by the coding sequence ATGCCTGAGGCGCCGTCGGTCGAGACGCTGGCAGCCCGCCTGGTCGAGGGTGACCGGCGGGCGCTGGCCCGTGCCATCACCCTCGTCGAGTCGACCCGGCCCGACCATCGCACCCGGGCAGCGGCCCTGCTCGACGCGGTGCTCCCGCACACCGGCACGTCGATCCGCCTGGGCGTCTCCGGACCGCCCGGCGCCGGCAAGTCGACGTTCCTGCAGGCCTACGGCCTGCACCAGATCGAGGCCCGGGGCCAACGGGTCGCCGTCCTGGCAGTGGACCCCTCCTCCACCCAGTCGGGCGGGTCGATCCTGGGCGACAAGACCCGGATGCCGCGGCTGGCCGCACGGCCGGAGGCCTTCATCCGACCCTCGCCCGCCGGCGACTCCCTCGGGGGCCTCGCACGGCGGACACGCGAGGTCCTGCTGCTGTGCGAGGCCGCCGGGTTCGACCAGGTGATGGTCGAGACCGTCGGGGTCGGGCAGTCCGAGACGGCGGTCGCCGGCATCATCGACACGATGGTGCTGCTGCTTCCCCCGGGCGCAGGGGACGACCTGCAGGGCATCAAGCGCGGGGTGATGGAGCTGGCCGACGTCGTCGTGGTCACCAAGGCCGATGGCAACCTCGCCCCGGCAGCGCGCATGGCCGCGGCCGATGCCCGCCAGGGCCTTGCCCTGCTGCGACGACGGCACCCGGGTTGGGACCCGGCCGTCGTGCTCACCTCTGCCCTGGAGGGCCGCGGGATCGAGGAGGTCGCCGACGCCGTCGCTGCACACCACGACCACATGACGACGTCCGGTCAGCTGGCGGTGCTGCGACGCCAGCAGGACCTGCAGTGGCTCCACGACCAGGTCGTCGAGGGTCTGCTGGCGGCGTTCCGGGCCGACCCGGCCTCTGCCGCGGCCCTGGACCAGGCGGCGCAGTCCGTTCGTGCCGGCACCCGCAGCCCGACACGCGCCGCCCAGGACGTGCTCAGGACCGCGCAGCGTTCCTGA